In the Suncus etruscus isolate mSunEtr1 chromosome 20, mSunEtr1.pri.cur, whole genome shotgun sequence genome, one interval contains:
- the LOC125998026 gene encoding asialoglycoprotein receptor 1-like: MTKEYQDLQHLDGEENDYQLRKELSPAPTLWKRLCSSFRLLLLSLGLSFLLLVVVCVIGSQNSKLEEEMQALRQTFSNFTEDIEDQVKGLSNQGDTVGRKMKSLETQMEKQQNNLKEEHSSLLLHVEQFMSDLRSLSCQMAVLHGNVSEKTCCPVNWKEFRGSCYWFSHTGQSWLEADTYCKLENAHLVVIGSIEEQQFVQQHMGSMKTWIGLTDQNGPWRWVDGTDYEKGFKNWRPEQPDNWYGHGLGGGEDCAHLTENGQWNDDHCPRPYRWVCETAKNTIS; this comes from the exons ATGACAAAGGAATATCAAGACCTTCAGCATCTGGACGGTGAGGAGAATGATTACCAGCTCAGAAAAG AGCTGTCTCCTGCCCCAACACTCTGGAAGCGCCTCTGCTCCAGCTTCCGGCTGCTCCTGCTCTCACTGGGCCTCAGCTTCCTGCTACTGGTGGTGGTCTGTGTCATTGGATCCCAAA ACTCCAAACTGGAGGAGGAGATGCAGGCTCTGAGACAGACTTTCAGCAACTTTACAGAGGACATCGAGGACCAGGTTAAGGGCCTGAGCAACCAGG GAGACACTGTGGGCAGAAAGATGAAATCCCTGGAGACACAGATGGAGAAACAGCAGAACAACCTGAAAGAAG AACACTCTTCTTTGCTACTCCATGTGGAGCAGTTTATGTCCGACCTTCGAAGCCTGAGCTGTCAGATGGCTGTCCTCCATGGCAATG TCTCTGAAAAGACCTGCTGCCCGGTTAACTGGAAGGAGTTCAGGGGTAGCTGCTACTGGTTCTCTCACACTGGCCAGTCTTGGCTTGAGGCTGATACTTACTGCAAGCTGGAGAACGCCCATCTGGTAGTGATCGGCTCAATCGAGGAGCAG CAATTTGTCCAGCAGCACATGGGTTCAATGAAGACCTGGATAGGCCTCACTGACCAGAATGGGCCCTGGAGGTGGGTGGACGGCACAGACTACGAGAAGGGCTTCAA AAACTGGAGACCAGAGCAGCCTGATAACTGGTATGGACATGGACTCGGAGGAGGGGAGGACTGTGCCCACTTGACGGAGAATGGCCAATGGAACGACGACCACTGCCCGAGGCCTTACCGCTGGGTGTGTGAGACAGCAAAGAACACCATCAGCTAG